One genomic segment of Mangifera indica cultivar Alphonso chromosome 6, CATAS_Mindica_2.1, whole genome shotgun sequence includes these proteins:
- the LOC123219614 gene encoding aspartic proteinase A1-like has translation MGNKTRVVLLSLFLSMLLFTLVASASNDGLLRIGLKKMKLDQNDRIAARLESKYGEASEAYTRKYRFGNNLGDYRDADIVALKNYMDAQYYGEIGIGTPPQKFTVIFDTGSSNLWVPSSKCYFSLPCFVHPKYKSSQSSTYKENGEPAAIQYGTGAISGFFSYDHIKVGDLVVKDQEFIEATKEPGATFLVAKFDGILGLGFQEISVGNAVPVWDNMVKQGLIRDPVFSFWLNHHPDEEEGGELVFGGVDPHHFKGKHTYVPVTRKGYWQFDMGDVLIGGKPTGYCAGGCSAIADSGTSLLAGPTTVITMINQAIGASGVVSKECKAVVEQYGQMLLDLLLAEATPKKVCSQMGLCTFDGTRGVSMGIENVVDERNGRFSGIGHDTMCSACEMAVVWMENQMQQNQTQEHILQYVNELCDQMPSPNGESFVDCGKISSMPKVSFTIGGKVFDLSSDEYILKVGEGPEAQCISGFTALDIPPPRGPLWILGDIFMGKYHTVFDYGKLRVGFAEAA, from the exons ATGGGAAACAAAACCAGAGTGGTGTTGTTGTCTTTGTTCCTTTCTATGCTTCTGTTTACCTTGGTGGCTTCTGCGTCCAATGACGGATTGCTTAGGATAGGgctgaaaaagatgaaattggATCAAAATGACCGGATTGCTGCCCGGCTTGAGTCCAAGTATGGAGAGGCTTCAGAAGCTTACACTAGAAAGTATCGATTTGGTAATAATCTTGGTGATTATAGGGATGCCGATATTGTTGCATTGAAGAACTATATGGATGCTCAGTACTATGGTGAGATTGGTATTGGTACTCCTCCACAGAAGTTCACTGTGATCTTTGACACGGGCAGCTCCAATTTGTGGGTGCCCTCATCTAAGTGCTATTTCTCG CTCCCTTGTTTCGTGCATCCCAAGTACAAGTCAAGCCAATCAAGCACCTACAAGGAGAATG GTGAACCTGCTGCTATTCAGTATGGTACTGGGGCCATCTCTGGTTTCTTTAGTTATGACCATATCAAAGTTGGTGATCTGGTTGTGAAAGATCAG GAATTCATTGAGGCGACCAAGGAGCCTGGTGCCACATTTTTGGTGGCTAAGTTTGATGGTATATTAGGACTTGGGTTTCAAGAGATTTCTGTTGGAAATGCTGTGCCAGTCTG GGACAACATGGTAAAACAAGGTCTTATTAGGGACCCAGTTTTTTCATTTTGGCTTAACCACCATCCAGATGAAGAAGAAGGTGGTGAACTTGTGTTTGGGGGGGTTGATCCACATCATTTCAAGGGCAAGCACACATATGTTCCTGTGACACGGAAAGGCTACTGGCAG TTTGATATGGGTGATGTTCTGATTGGTGGTAAACCAACAG GATATTGTGCTGGAGGCTGCTCAGCAATTGCAGATTCCGGGACATCATTGCTGGCAGGTCCAACG ACTGTGATTACCATGATAAATCAAGCTATTGGAGCCTCTGGAGTTGTCAGCAAAGAATGCAAGGCAGTTGTTGAGCAATATGGACAAATGCTTTTGGATCTACTTCTAGCTGAG GCAACACCTAAGAAGGTTTGCTCCCAAATGGGATTGTGCACATTTGATGGAACACGTGGTGTTAG CATGGGCATTGAGAATGTGGTGGATGAGAGAAATGGCAGGTTCTCTGGTATTGGTCATGACACTATGTGCTCAGCTTGTGAGATGGCAGTTGTATGGATGGAAAACCAGATGCAGCAGAATCAAACTCAGGAACACATATTGCAATATGTAAATGAG CTCTGTGATCAAATGCCCAGTCCCAATGGAGAATCATTTGTTGACTGTGGAAAGATTTCTTCTATGCCTAAGGTTTCATTCACTATTGGTGGCAAAGTTTTTGACCTGTCATCAGACGAG TACATTCTGAAGGTGGGTGAAGGCCCCGAAGCTCAGTGCATTAGTGGCTTTACTGCTTTGGACATTCCTCCTCCTCGTGGACCTCTCTG GATCTTGGGAGATATCTTCATGGGCAAATACCACACCGTCTTTGATTACGGTAAATTGAGAGTTGGCTTTGCCGAAGCAGCATAG
- the LOC123218192 gene encoding probable WRKY transcription factor 31 produces the protein MDTGWGLTLDSDPITNYFFTNNKNKSSSVAAAVAGGGVSRFRMNNNLAGCGGGGGGESSSSMRMFQFSGGTPPSPPDDDRRVAVDEVDFFSDNKKRVVDDRDDSNNNKQLVCVSVKKENSNEEMGRSRTGFDVNTGLRLLTANTGSDQSTVDDGVSSDMEDKRAKTELVQLQGELQHMNAENQRLRDMLSQVTSNYNALEMHLVALMQQQQQQNQRAESIQDHEIVEGKAEDHKKHEVMVPRQFMDLGPSGTAETDEAVSNSSSEERTLSGTPPNNIEVASKSNGKGEIVSFDQENSKRIGREESPESETPGWGPNKVQKLNSSPSKTIDQSSTEATMRKARVSVRARSEAPMITDGCQWRKYGQKMAKGNPCPRAYYRCTMAVGCPVRKQVQRCAEDRTILITTYEGNHNHPLPPAAMAMASTTTAAASMLLSGSMSSADGIMNPNLLARAILPCSSSMATISASAPFPTVTLDLTHSPNPLQFQRPPTQFQVPFAGQPQNFGSISAPHQLPQVFSQGLYNQSKFSGLQLSQELGSSTSHQSLPPSLPQQPPQSSSLAETVSAATAAITADPNFTAALAAAITSIIGGAAHPYSNSNTSNGNSNPNNNNNNNNNKQQQ, from the exons ATGGACACGGGTTGGGGTCTTACTCTTGATTCTGATCCCATCACTAATTATTTCTTCACTAACAACAAGAACAAGAGCTCTTCAGTGGCTGCAGCTGTTGCTGGTGGAGGAGTTTCCAGGTTTAGAATGAACAACAACTTGGCTGgctgtggtggtggtggaggtggtgaATCTTCCTCGTCGATGAGGATGTTTCAGTTCAGCGGTGGGACTCCTCCTTCACCGCCGGATGATGATCGCCGGGTCGCCGTCGATGAAGTTGATTTCTTTTCTGATAATAAGAAGAGGGTCGTGGATGATCGTGATGATAGCAATAATAATAAGCAGCTGGTTTGTGTTAGCGTCAAGAAGGAGAATTCCAATGAGGAAATGGGACGTTCCAGGACTGGTTTTGATGTAAAT acTGGCTTGCGTCTTCTCACTGCTAACACTGGAAGTGATCAATCTACTGTGGATGATGGGGTTTCATCTGATATGGAAGATAAACGAGCTAAAACTGAG cTGGTACAATTGCAAGGAGAGTTACAGCATATGAATGCAGAAAACCAGAGGCTGAGAGACATGCTTAGTCAAGTTACAAGCAATTACAACGCTCTAGAGATGCACCTTGTTGCATTAATGcaacaacaacagcaacaaAATCAAAGAGCAGAAAGTATTCAAGATCATGAG ATTGTTGAAGGAAAAGCTGAAGATCATAAAAAGCATGAAGTAATGGTGCCCCGGCAGTTTATGGATCTGGGTCCTTCTGGGACAGCTGAGACAGACGAGGCAGTGTCTAATTCTTCCTCGGAAGAGAGAACTTTATCGGGGACACCTCCGAACAATATCGAGGTAGCGTCTAAAAGCAATGGAAAAGGTGAGATTGTTTCATTCGatcaagaaaattcaaaaagaattGGTAGAGAAGAAAGCCCAGAATCTGAAACTCCAGGCTGGGGTCCGAACAAGGTCCAGAAGTTGAATTCTTCACCATCTAAAACAATTGATCAATCTTCCACTGAAGCCACCATGAGAAAAGCCCGTGTCTCAGTCCGTGCTCGCTCAGAAGCTCCCATG ATCACTGATGGATGTCAATGGCGAAAATATGGACAAAAAATGGCTAAAGGAAACCCATGTCCTCGAGCTTATTATCGTTGCACCATGGCCGTCGGTTGCCCTGTTCGTAAACAA GTGCAACGATGCGCAGAAGATAGGACGATTTTGATAACAACTTATGAGGGGAATCATAATCATCCTTTGCCTCCAGCTGCTATGGCTATGGCTTCAACAACAACAGCAGCCGCCAGCATGTTACTTTCAGGCTCAATGTCAAGTGCAGATGGGATAATGAATCCCAATTTGTTAGCAAGAGCTATTCTTCCATGTTCATCAAGCATGGCAACGATTTCAGCTTCTGCTCCATTTCCTACAGTGACATTAGACCTCACACACTCTCCAAATCCTCTACAATTCCAAAGACCTCCCACACAGTTCCAGGTTCCATTTGCTGGGCAGCCTCAAAACTTTGGCTCAATATCAGCCCCTCATCAGTTGCCTCAGGTTTTCAGTCAAGGACTTTACAACCAATCGAAATTTTCAGGTCTTCAGTTATCTCAAGAACTGGGGTCTTCTACTTCTCACCAAAGTCTCCCCCCATCATTGCCCCAACAACCACCACAGTCCTCCTCTCTGGCTGAAACCGTCAGCGCAGCCACGGCCGCCATCACAGCCGATCCCAATTTCACCGCAGCTCTTGCAGCTGCCATCACCTCCATAATCGGTGGTGCTGCACATCCATATAGTAACAGCAACACCTCCAATGGTAACAGCAACcccaacaacaacaacaacaacaacaacaacaagcAACAGCAATAA
- the LOC123219533 gene encoding mitogen-activated protein kinase kinase kinase 18-like codes for MNWTRGRIIGQGSSATVTIATDDLTGEVFAVKSAEVSNSELLKREQRILSTIMCPQIVAYKGCDISYENGKLLYNLFLEYASRGTLIDTIHLHGDNNGGLDEIQIKSYTQTILQGLEFLHSKGIVHCDIKGQNVLITCGDGAKICDLGCARQVDEASHVDWSSSVPINGTPIYMAPEVARGEEQNFPADVWALGCTVIEMATGCATWVNSSDPVSVLYRTGFSDDVPEIPEFMSKQGKDFLDKCLKRDPSERWAASELLKHDFLKQQNLETPTSVLNQGLWLSMEEGLEERTWNSNHKSNSTSPKERIWQLSEASSEKSNWVWDETWVTVRSSSGIKEPEEATTSQNWFLSCDNEATSASHNSHLPNDTTRIGISVINTCNGNSSKNEKGSQMPCKCVNDRICRILSSRKKILGLSIIYSLLNPP; via the coding sequence ATGAATTGGACCCGGGGCCGGATTATTGGCCAGGGGTCAAGTGCCACTGTCACTATTGCCACGGATGACCTGACCGGTGAAGTCTTTGCGGTGAAGTCAGCTGAGGTCTCAAATTCAGAATTGCTCAAAAGGGAACAGAGAATTTTGTCTACAATAATGTGTCCTCAAATTGTGGCATACAAGGGGTGTGACATTTCATATGAGAATGGTAAGCTTCTATATAATCTTTTCTTGGAGTATGCATCCAGAGGCACACTTATTGATACAATTCATCTGCACGGTGATAATAATGGTGGTTTAGAtgagattcaaatcaaatcatatactCAGACGATATTACAAGGGTTAGAATTCCTTCACTCTAAAGGAATAGTGCATTGTGACATCAAAGGTCAGAATGTTTTGATCACTTGTGGTGATGGGGCAAAAATTTGTGACTTGGGTTGTGCTAGGCAGGTTGATGAGGCGTCACATGTTGATTGGTCTTCAAGTGTGCCAATCAATGGCACACCTATCTACATGGCACCTGAGGTGGCCCGTGGCGAAGAACAGAACTTCCCTGCTGACGTGTGGGCTCTTGGATGCACAGTTATCGAGATGGCCACCGGGTGTGCTACATGGGTTAATTCATCCGATCCGGTATCCGTTCTTTATAGAACTGGGTTCTCAGATGATGTTCCCGAAATTCCTGAGTTCATGTCAAAACAAGGTAAAGATTTTCTGGACAAGTGCTTGAAAAGAGACCCATCGGAAAGATGGGCAGCCAGTGAACTTCTGAAACATGACTTTCTGAAGCAACAGAACTTGGAGACCCCAACAAGTGTATTGAATCAAGGCTTGTGGCTTTCAATGGAAGAAGGGCTAGAAGAGAGAACTTGGAATTCGAACCACAAAAGCAATTCAACTTCTCCAAAGGAAAGAATCTGGCAATTGAGTGAAGCAAGCTCAGAAAAATCCAACTGGGTCTGGGATGAAACTTGGGTCACAGTGAGGAGCAGCAGTGGCATCAAAGAGCCAGAGGAGGCCACGACGAGCCAGAATTGGTTCTTGTCATGCGACAATGAAGCCACAAGTGCTAGCCACAACTCGCATCTTCCTAATGATACCACTAGAATTGGAATCAGTGTGATAAATACATGTAACGGCAATAGCAGTAAGAATGAAAAAGGCTCTCAGATGCCATGTAAATGTGTAAATGACAGAATATGCAGAATTCTAAgttcaaggaagaaaatacttggtctttcaattatatattctcTACTAAATCCTCCTTGA